ACATTGAGAAATGGTCAATCTAGCTAGGGAATCTTCAGACAActaaagattttattctttctcccACCATGTTTGGCCAATCCCAACTAgccattggaaaataaaaggaaaaaaaaaaaaaaaaaaaaaaaaaaaaaaaaaaaaaaaacttaggTCAGAAAGGCAAAAAAAACTGTAAATTTCAGCCAAGAAGCAGACTTGCCTAGAGGTtgcatttttctctctatcatATTTCAAGAAAACTCAACCCCTTGGAGGCAATTGATTCTCATGTAACATGTTGCAtactattctctctcttaaacAATGCCTGCGAAACCGCCCTgacgtcgtcgtcgtcgtctcCGACATCTCTTCCACCTGAAAATAGCCAGAAGAATAACAACAAGaagtgtttgtgtgtgagtgagagagagaggagagagagaggggtgAGAGATTTGGAAGGACTTGATAATGGTACTTATAATATGGGAGAATGATTTTGCTTAGTACATAGGGAAATAAACAAAGGTCGACAGCTTCAAAGAGATTGGATAGGAaaagcaaaataataataaatacaatatcaCTAAAGTTTGCATTTGTCGAAAAAATTACTCAAATTTTGGTATGTCCTGCAACTTTAAAATTTAGCCGAAAAAgcaatattgttttatttatgagTACGCGACATTAATTAACtgattatataaatacaatatcCCTGAAGTTTCTCGTTGTGAGATAATTGCTAGCAGATCCAAACTTCATggtttttcttattaatttttaaaattgccGAACATACTAgaatttgaccattttgttacTACTATCTCCGTTTCATAAAGATACATGCATTTGACATGACagtttctataaataaaaatactcatatttttatgggacgaatagagtaatagtagtaagtactttttttcatttgacataaaatatatttccatCTTAATAAGGGAGCCTACGaagtcaaataatttgttcttttttaaGTGCAAGGAACCTTTTTTTAGAACTAAAGGGAGCGAGGGCATTGAAGTGGAAAAATGAGGGAAGCCCATGAAAAATTGTTTGTCAAACCATAATTTAAAAGGGTAATAAAAACAAAGGAAtgattagaaaaatattattggcCAAACACTAGCTTAGAGAGAACAATCAAAGATAATGATGGGGGCGGCTTCCAAAGTTTTTTAATCATACATGTAATTCTCACTTTATAGAAATCAAGAAAgaattttagattaaaaagatactactactactaagcTAGCACTATTATAATTAGTTGGGCAATctagttaattaaatttaatcaagTTTGGATAAGAATTCCCTAAGTCACTATATATACACTATTCCCCCTAAAGATggtttctaattttctatttcactAAAGCTAATGAAATTCTTGCACTATTTAGCTAGTGTGAGCTTTGTCAcaaattatattgaattaataaCTTCTAAGTATCCCAACTAATTATACACTtgattagaaaatgaaaattaaaaaccatTATCAAGAGAGTCCTAAGGTTAAATTGGATTGGTGAAAGGtttttgtatttgttgtttttctttgatttcttTGGTAGTTTTGGTTTGTTTGGATTGCtaacaaattttttgtttgttgtttttcattgatttttttttttacaattttgttttatttcttgcttTAGCATTTCTTTAGTACCTTTTGCCTTAGTTTCATAttcatacaaatataaaatggcATTCATGGAGCATATAAAATGAGCATATGAGtgtaaaatatagaaaagCTGACAATTTCTTCAAGGTAAATTGCAGTAGAGAAGATCACATACAATACTCCAATGTCATTCAATGAAAACATGAATGGGACATATCTGCCTACAACATTGTAATATTTCAACCAAAGATAGGTGAAAATCGAGCTTCGGATCTGAAAAATACGAGAGGCGAAAGCTTTTGAGTAACACTCCAGCCAAAAGAATTGCATTCACAGTTTATAAATTGTTTAgctaaaaaagagaaatgattgTTGAGCTGAAGACCCTGTAGTAAAAACAAAGGGAACAACAAAGCTGATGATCATATGTGTGGCCCACAACAAAAACAGCCACCAAGCTTGTATGTATATCTATATAGACATCTCTCCAAAACATCCAGTCCGAGACGGGAAGAGCTTCTACACCCCGAGAATGAAAGAATGGATCTCTGTCCAGCTTGTTACTGTGTAGAGAACTCCGGAAAGACCCTTCCAGCCAGGCATGCTTTCATCAGTTGCTTGTTTCTGTTTCGCGACCAGAGCTGGGAAAAGGGGAACAAAAGAAACGCCGAAATGATTTCCCACTCTTCTAAGGCTGGCGCTTGAACCTATCACGATTCCCACATCTGCTTCGAGCAAGCAAAGCAAGTCACCCACTGAATCTCCAATATAGATGGTCAGGGTCTGCTTATCGTTGCAGCTGTTCTGCAGTATTTTAGTAAACACTTGAACTTTGTCGATGGGAGACTCAATCTTCTTAACAATCTCACCCGTGGATATTGAGTCTTTAAAGACCAACTCATTTGCATGTATGGTACCATCTTCTAAACCAACTGCATGAGGTTAGACCAAATTGGTGTAACAGTGTAACCCTCAACGAATAATGAAGAAATTCCGTCCTAATCTTAGACAATACTAGTACAAAACAATATAAAGCACTTCATAACATATGAATCAGTTTCACAACACCATTATAAAACAAGATCTTACATAAATGAAATTCAAGGTCTCTTCAATCAGATTTCTTAATCGTAAGTTAAAGCATTCCTACACTAAAGGTAAGGACAACTCTTAAGTTTTACAAGTTAACTTAAAACTTGATGATGCAATATTTATGTTTCATAATGTGACAGGAAAAGGCTTACCTGAGGAAAACGCAGACCTGATTAGATCAGCACACCAGCAATAGGAGAGGATATTAATGTTTTTGTTCAACTTTTCATTCCTAACAGCATTCTGAAAAAAATTGGTACAGCCATCATGTAGGATAAGGCGTCCTCCAGCCCGTTTGATGTCGTCAGCATTTATACCCTTCAATACCCCAGACTCGATCACTCTTAAGTTTGCTTTCTTCTCAAAATCTGAAAGGTTCTCAAGTGCTGCACGCAGCCCGAGATAGTTGAATTTGTCCTCTACAAAGCACaattaatcacaaaaaaatttatcatctaCACTCCAAACCAATTAGCAGGTCTAGAAGATTGGCAGCATTTATGGTCATGAGAGAACCATGATAAAACACTCACCTTTATCAGAATGCAGTATGCTGTCAATGCACTGTTCATACTCTTCGGTGTAGTCCTTGGAAAGTTCTCCCCATGTATTTCTTAAATCAACTGAGGACATCCGAGCTAGTTGAGTTCCAGATTGGTTTTGATCTGATTTTGGAGCTGTTATAATTGCTATTTCCGCCAAGATCGCTGATGAGTCCACAACAGTGCACGTCAaatcaaaatctgaaaataaCACGAGACATTTTTCTGTTGGGTTGTGCTCTTTAGAGAGTGGAACAACAATTTTCTGCGCAAGTGGCTGGGCTAGAAAGAACTCTATTTCAAGCTTCATAGCGTGAAAATAGAGCTTTTCAATTATATCAAGCTCTTCCCCAGTTAAAGATACACTCAATGTTTCCAAGAGATCCTCTGTTTGCAAAGCTGCAGCCTATACAGAAAAAAAGGGTTAGAACCGTAGGGGCAGAATAATTAATGAGAAGTAAGGCATATGTTGCTTTAGTTGAATGCAAAACTAGTATTGCTAACAAACCTGAAAAGCATCAGAGGAATAATTGTCTATCCACTTTTGGTAAGGATGAACACCTTCATTGGGATCAACAAGTGTCTGCAACTCCTTACCCAGAAAGGCATAAAGCCTCATACAAGGTGTCATGGCACCGATAGTATAAGCTGccaattttgttttctcaAAAGGAGTAGCGAGTTTACCAGGAGCTTTTATTCCATCAACCTTTCCCGAGGCCGTTGCCAACAAAAAATCTGTATACTTAACAGTTGCAGCATTTGGAGTGATGTCTTTGGGCAAACTAAAACCCCATACCTGCATAGGCCAATGTGGAGAACAGTTAGGAAAACAGTAACACAATGGAGTGATGTCAATTTAGAAGCAAACGAAATGGATTACAGTCATTAAACTAAGCCAATAAAACATCCCACAAGCTATTATGTCAGGTTTCTGGGTATCT
The genomic region above belongs to Salvia hispanica cultivar TCC Black 2014 chromosome 3, UniMelb_Shisp_WGS_1.0, whole genome shotgun sequence and contains:
- the LOC125215734 gene encoding bifunctional TH2 protein, mitochondrial isoform X2, giving the protein MAEECADDDDAKLGIAELRKNVLKELKMHDSSGDVWGFSLPKDITPNAATVKYTDFLLATASGKVDGIKAPGKLATPFEKTKLAAYTIGAMTPCMRLYAFLGKELQTLVDPNEGVHPYQKWIDNYSSDAFQAAALQTEDLLETLSVSLTGEELDIIEKLYFHAMKLEIEFFLAQPLAQKIVVPLSKEHNPTEKCLVLFSDFDLTCTVVDSSAILAEIAIITAPKSDQNQSGTQLARMSSVDLRNTWGELSKDYTEEYEQCIDSILHSDKEDKFNYLGLRAALENLSDFEKKANLRVIESGVLKGINADDIKRAGGRLILHDGCTNFFQNAVRNEKLNKNINILSYCWCADLIRSAFSSVGLEDGTIHANELVFKDSISTGEIVKKIESPIDKVQVFTKILQNSCNDKQTLTIYIGDSVGDLLCLLEADVGIVIGSSASLRRVGNHFGVSFVPLFPALVAKQKQATDESMPGWKGLSGVLYTVTSWTEIHSFILGV
- the LOC125215734 gene encoding bifunctional TH2 protein, mitochondrial isoform X1, whose protein sequence is MQKLISSLKTLSSRQSPNFSTNLFSTSSRSVPSPALVQRLRSRKFASTTGDFKAIAMASSATGKLPAAIEDGLGKKYWLKFKKEWTEALYTPFVIALAAGNLKLDAFRDYIAQDVYFLRAFVKAYEMAEECADDDDAKLGIAELRKNVLKELKMHDSSGDVWGFSLPKDITPNAATVKYTDFLLATASGKVDGIKAPGKLATPFEKTKLAAYTIGAMTPCMRLYAFLGKELQTLVDPNEGVHPYQKWIDNYSSDAFQAAALQTEDLLETLSVSLTGEELDIIEKLYFHAMKLEIEFFLAQPLAQKIVVPLSKEHNPTEKCLVLFSDFDLTCTVVDSSAILAEIAIITAPKSDQNQSGTQLARMSSVDLRNTWGELSKDYTEEYEQCIDSILHSDKEDKFNYLGLRAALENLSDFEKKANLRVIESGVLKGINADDIKRAGGRLILHDGCTNFFQNAVRNEKLNKNINILSYCWCADLIRSAFSSVGLEDGTIHANELVFKDSISTGEIVKKIESPIDKVQVFTKILQNSCNDKQTLTIYIGDSVGDLLCLLEADVGIVIGSSASLRRVGNHFGVSFVPLFPALVAKQKQATDESMPGWKGLSGVLYTVTSWTEIHSFILGV